A portion of the Litoribacterium kuwaitense genome contains these proteins:
- a CDS encoding VOC family protein translates to MIKGIAHTAYTVKDMEASLDFYCDKLGFTKLFELQDEHQQPWIVYLKICEGQFIELFYGGEKSPALDQKTIGYNHLCLEVENMTSFARELKSKGVSLDVEVKQGLDKNRQCWVRDPDGNRIEFMQYHPESPQMTK, encoded by the coding sequence ATGATTAAAGGTATCGCCCATACGGCGTACACGGTGAAAGATATGGAGGCGTCGTTAGATTTTTATTGTGACAAGCTCGGGTTTACGAAGCTATTTGAGCTGCAAGATGAACATCAGCAGCCTTGGATTGTGTATTTAAAAATTTGTGAAGGGCAATTTATCGAGCTGTTTTATGGGGGAGAGAAGAGCCCTGCTCTTGATCAAAAAACGATTGGCTATAACCATTTATGCCTGGAAGTGGAGAATATGACTTCTTTTGCGCGCGAATTAAAAAGCAAAGGGGTTTCGTTAGATGTAGAGGTGAAGCAAGGACTCGATAAAAATAGGCAATGTTGGGTGAGAGATCCAGATGGAAATCGCATTGAGTTTATGCAATATCACCCTGAGTCACCACAAATGACGAAATAG
- a CDS encoding histidine phosphatase family protein, giving the protein MNENEMTVYLVRHCQAESQDAEAPLTKEGVKQSDRLAVFFADKKINAIYSSPFKRAIQSVEQVALDKKLPIIQDFRLQERRLSGKPIDDWKEKLAASFDDPLLTLDGGESSKEAAKRGWEALEESVEKREGAVMLVTHGNLLALLLRKIDERFGFAEWEQLSNPDVFKLTLSSGIATSVQRVWQADANKAPHLT; this is encoded by the coding sequence ATGAACGAAAATGAAATGACCGTTTATTTAGTACGTCACTGTCAGGCGGAATCCCAAGATGCGGAAGCGCCCTTGACAAAGGAAGGCGTGAAACAAAGTGATCGTTTAGCGGTGTTTTTTGCCGATAAAAAGATTAACGCAATTTATTCAAGTCCTTTCAAACGCGCTATACAATCCGTTGAGCAAGTGGCTTTAGATAAAAAGCTACCTATTATCCAGGACTTTCGTCTACAGGAGCGCCGTTTGTCAGGTAAACCGATCGATGACTGGAAAGAAAAGTTGGCGGCATCATTTGACGATCCATTGCTTACGCTTGATGGTGGTGAGTCAAGCAAAGAAGCCGCGAAAAGGGGATGGGAGGCTTTAGAAGAGTCTGTTGAGAAGCGTGAAGGGGCAGTCATGCTTGTGACTCATGGCAATCTGCTCGCTTTACTCCTTAGGAAAATAGACGAAAGGTTCGGTTTTGCTGAATGGGAGCAGTTGTCTAATCCAGATGTTTTCAAGCTTACGTTGTCTTCTGGTATTGCGACTTCTGTACAGAGAGTTTGGCAAGCGGATGCCAATAAAGCGCCACATCTGACGTAG
- a CDS encoding zinc-binding alcohol dehydrogenase family protein, protein MKQVVCEQPDHFSLHVSAPIPERNTGEALVRVHHIGVCGTDLHAYKGRQPYFAYPRVLGHELSGVIEEVCDDSAFQSGDRVTVMPYLYCDNCSACKRGRVNCCESLQVMGVHVDGGMQEWITVPERHLIKVPEDIDLAHASLIEPLSIGAHAIRRANLQKEDTVLVIGGGPIGLGVMAFAKEKGAHVIAMDMNERRLQFCQTWAQVDETILAGDNPKEQLLAATGGLLPTTVLDATGNVSSMNQSFSYASHGGQVVFVGLVKDHIHFYHPDVHKKELSLHMSRNATFEDFRNVMSSLENGSIDLSSYITHRAPLEEVPERFDQWLNPESEVIKAVIDVF, encoded by the coding sequence TTGAAACAAGTTGTGTGTGAACAACCGGATCATTTTTCTTTACACGTCTCAGCTCCCATCCCAGAAAGAAATACAGGTGAAGCGCTTGTGCGCGTGCATCATATCGGTGTTTGCGGAACCGACTTACATGCCTACAAAGGAAGGCAGCCTTATTTTGCTTATCCAAGAGTCTTAGGTCACGAGCTGTCAGGCGTGATCGAGGAGGTCTGTGATGACAGTGCCTTTCAGTCTGGAGATCGTGTTACTGTGATGCCTTACCTCTATTGTGACAACTGTTCTGCCTGTAAACGTGGGCGCGTGAACTGCTGTGAGTCGTTGCAAGTGATGGGCGTTCATGTAGACGGTGGGATGCAGGAGTGGATTACTGTTCCAGAACGACACTTGATTAAAGTTCCTGAAGACATCGACTTAGCTCACGCCTCGTTAATCGAACCGTTATCCATCGGTGCCCACGCCATTCGTCGAGCCAATCTCCAAAAAGAGGACACCGTTCTCGTCATCGGCGGAGGTCCCATCGGTCTTGGTGTCATGGCGTTTGCTAAAGAAAAAGGGGCTCACGTCATTGCGATGGATATGAACGAACGCCGACTTCAGTTTTGTCAAACGTGGGCACAAGTGGATGAGACGATCTTAGCAGGAGATAACCCGAAAGAACAATTGCTGGCGGCGACTGGTGGTCTGTTACCAACAACAGTGCTGGATGCTACAGGAAATGTCTCGTCCATGAATCAATCTTTTTCTTATGCTAGCCATGGCGGACAGGTCGTCTTCGTTGGACTCGTCAAAGACCACATCCATTTCTACCACCCAGACGTACACAAAAAGGAGCTTTCCCTCCATATGAGTCGGAACGCCACCTTTGAAGACTTTCGCAACGTCATGTCTTCTTTGGAAAACGGGTCGATTGACCTTTCAAGCTATATTACCCACCGCGCCCCGCTCGAGGAAGTCCCTGAGAGATTTGACCAGTGGCTTAATCCAGAATCAGAAGTCATTAAAGCGGTCATCGACGTCTTCTAA
- a CDS encoding HelD family protein: MAGWEEEKQYLSVTCGHIQEQLKEIEAIPPYIGDDVTEQALEHHREKRKEQLRRAMGSPYFGRLDFKNDEESNVRAYYIGKAGIDDTEDGTLLVIDWRAPVSSLFYGFTGGGDDAYYVAPEGPVDGQIYLKRNLLIRQAELQRMVDTYVRGQGHSGGGDEFLLYRLEENKDDKLRDIVSTIQAEQNDIIRERINAPLIIQGVAGSGKTTVALHRLAYLLYEYREKVRAEHMIIFAPNQMFLDYISDVLPELGVGDIQQTTFTEWALAQLDLPYPLEEGASRLRATFESSEDEQLRNENDLGSFSFCKQLETELATHTAFAVAKPFDAGHGKTLPIEKLNQWTAGQAQQPLASKMRRLHDRIKHWIDEEARLFEPLKARAFKKKAKQRLRSFKASWPETDAFTLYLKLLKQLLPEEHARLMNEEKIAVRDLAPLLLIHYRLNGVLQQRYDYVVIDEAQDVTPFQIKILNEVTKGASFTILGDMGQAIYGKSGVESWTELNEVFSVTPQVSLMKRSYRSTYEIVSFANRFLRRLGGKDRQAEPVFRSGQEVKVMKKQSTYAFEWVKQKEAQSFQSLAVLTRTEKQARQIHKALVEQGVQATLISPEHHRYEGGISVMPVYLAKGLEFDAVLLTNVDEDHYRDDPFHTKLLYVGCTRALHDLTLCYENDPSLLLEL, translated from the coding sequence TTGGCTGGATGGGAAGAGGAAAAGCAGTATTTGTCTGTAACGTGTGGTCATATTCAAGAACAACTGAAGGAGATAGAGGCGATACCGCCATATATCGGCGATGATGTGACAGAACAAGCGTTAGAGCATCACCGCGAAAAGAGAAAAGAGCAATTGAGGAGAGCGATGGGCTCACCGTATTTCGGGCGTCTCGATTTTAAAAATGATGAAGAAAGCAACGTACGCGCCTATTACATTGGAAAAGCAGGCATTGACGACACGGAAGACGGCACACTGCTCGTGATCGATTGGCGTGCACCCGTCTCCAGTCTATTTTATGGGTTTACAGGCGGAGGTGATGACGCCTATTATGTGGCCCCAGAAGGTCCGGTCGACGGGCAAATTTATTTGAAGCGAAACCTGTTAATCAGACAAGCAGAATTGCAGCGTATGGTTGATACGTACGTTCGAGGGCAAGGCCATTCAGGGGGCGGTGATGAATTTCTTTTATATCGGTTAGAGGAAAATAAAGATGATAAACTTCGTGATATCGTCTCGACAATTCAAGCCGAACAAAATGATATTATTCGCGAAAGGATCAACGCGCCTCTCATCATTCAAGGCGTTGCTGGGAGTGGAAAGACGACAGTGGCGCTTCATCGGCTGGCGTATTTACTTTATGAATATCGTGAAAAAGTGCGCGCAGAACATATGATTATTTTTGCGCCAAACCAAATGTTCCTTGATTACATTTCGGACGTGCTTCCGGAGCTTGGTGTGGGAGACATACAACAAACGACGTTTACAGAATGGGCTCTCGCGCAGCTCGACCTTCCGTACCCTTTAGAGGAAGGCGCTTCTCGTCTACGAGCCACCTTTGAGTCTAGTGAAGACGAACAGTTGAGAAACGAAAACGACCTAGGGTCATTCTCCTTTTGCAAACAGTTGGAAACGGAGCTAGCGACGCATACGGCTTTTGCTGTAGCCAAACCTTTTGATGCGGGACACGGGAAGACACTTCCCATTGAAAAATTAAATCAATGGACAGCAGGGCAAGCGCAACAGCCGTTAGCAAGCAAAATGCGTCGCTTGCATGATCGAATCAAGCACTGGATTGACGAGGAGGCTCGCCTTTTTGAACCGTTGAAAGCGCGTGCTTTTAAGAAAAAGGCAAAGCAGAGACTAAGGAGCTTTAAGGCAAGCTGGCCAGAAACAGATGCGTTTACATTATATTTGAAGCTATTAAAACAGTTACTGCCTGAAGAGCACGCTCGTTTAATGAATGAAGAGAAAATAGCCGTTCGTGACCTGGCGCCACTATTATTGATTCATTACCGACTAAATGGAGTGCTCCAGCAGCGTTATGACTATGTTGTGATTGACGAAGCACAAGATGTCACGCCATTCCAAATCAAGATATTAAATGAAGTGACTAAAGGTGCTTCATTTACGATTCTAGGGGACATGGGGCAGGCGATTTACGGGAAAAGCGGCGTTGAGAGCTGGACTGAGCTGAATGAAGTCTTCTCTGTCACACCGCAAGTGTCTTTAATGAAAAGAAGCTATCGTTCAACGTACGAAATTGTTTCTTTTGCCAATCGTTTTTTACGGCGGCTCGGAGGAAAGGACCGCCAGGCAGAGCCTGTGTTTCGAAGCGGGCAAGAGGTCAAGGTGATGAAAAAGCAAAGCACTTATGCGTTTGAGTGGGTGAAACAAAAGGAGGCACAGTCCTTCCAGAGTTTAGCTGTGCTGACGCGGACGGAAAAACAAGCCCGACAGATTCACAAAGCCCTTGTAGAACAAGGGGTGCAAGCGACACTTATCTCTCCAGAACACCATCGCTATGAAGGAGGGATATCTGTAATGCCAGTCTATTTAGCAAAGGGGCTTGAGTTTGATGCTGTTTTGCTCACGAATGTGGATGAAGACCATTATCGTGATGATCCCTTTCATACAAAGCTACTGTATGTAGGTTGTACACGGGCCTTGCACGATCTAACGTTATGTTATGAAAACGATCCTTCCTTGCTTTTAGAATTGTAA
- a CDS encoding spore germination protein, producing MGKTTKTREEFIKHLFRNSSDVVVEIHDIFNESKINEMLVIYCQGLADTKMLMDSILPDIQTNYYYHGLKSMRSISPSEKVFSQTDDMEQVLTEKVFNGFTAIIIAEYIYFFNTANPPKRNPEESNSEVSVRGPRDAFVEDIQSNFALVRKRVKSNSLVTKSFVIGKRSRTQVQLVYLSDIQDEKLIDDVTERLNQIDIDFLSSDNQLLGLLGHSHYSLFPLLESVSRPDGVVTSLSRGRFAIFIDNVPNVIVAPSNLSLFLKTSEDEYTPFYYATFEILLRLTGLLISLFLPAAWVALTSYNVDQIPFQMLATIASSRIGIPFNSTIEILIMLGLFELFREAGVRLPKPVGQTVAVVGGLIVGDAAIRAGLTSPTMLVITAITVVATFTLGNQALFGTVSIIRVVSLLFASVLGMFGFLISVFLTLGYLAKLESFGIPYLSPVSPFVRADFVKAFTKPPVVKQNKRAAILHPKDGDRQGEE from the coding sequence ATGGGAAAAACAACTAAAACGAGAGAGGAATTTATCAAGCATCTGTTTCGCAACAGTTCGGATGTTGTTGTGGAAATACATGACATTTTTAATGAGTCAAAAATAAATGAGATGCTCGTCATTTATTGTCAAGGGTTAGCGGACACGAAGATGTTGATGGACAGCATTCTCCCAGACATTCAAACGAACTATTATTATCACGGCTTAAAGAGTATGAGAAGCATATCCCCCTCGGAGAAAGTTTTTTCGCAAACGGATGATATGGAGCAAGTGCTCACTGAAAAAGTATTTAATGGATTTACCGCGATTATTATCGCTGAATACATTTACTTTTTTAATACGGCGAATCCACCGAAGCGAAATCCTGAGGAGTCAAATTCAGAGGTATCTGTCCGTGGGCCAAGAGATGCGTTCGTTGAAGACATTCAATCCAATTTTGCTTTAGTTAGAAAGCGTGTTAAATCAAATTCACTTGTCACTAAATCCTTTGTCATTGGAAAGCGTAGCCGCACCCAAGTACAATTGGTTTATTTAAGTGATATTCAAGATGAGAAGCTCATCGACGATGTGACTGAACGCTTAAATCAAATTGATATTGATTTTTTATCAAGTGATAATCAATTGTTAGGTTTACTTGGACACTCCCATTATTCACTTTTTCCTCTGTTAGAGTCTGTCTCGAGACCTGACGGCGTCGTGACGAGTTTGTCTAGAGGACGATTTGCCATTTTTATTGACAATGTTCCTAATGTCATTGTTGCACCAAGTAATTTAAGTCTTTTTTTAAAAACGTCTGAGGACGAGTATACGCCATTTTATTATGCGACGTTTGAAATTCTTCTTCGTCTGACTGGCCTTCTCATTTCCTTATTTCTTCCTGCCGCCTGGGTCGCCTTGACCTCCTATAACGTTGACCAGATTCCGTTTCAAATGCTGGCTACGATCGCTTCATCCCGGATCGGTATACCTTTTAATTCGACAATTGAGATTTTAATCATGCTCGGCTTATTCGAGCTCTTTCGTGAAGCGGGCGTCCGATTACCTAAGCCAGTCGGACAAACGGTCGCTGTCGTTGGCGGGCTCATTGTTGGTGACGCAGCGATTAGAGCTGGTTTGACCTCCCCGACAATGCTCGTCATTACAGCAATTACCGTTGTCGCTACGTTTACCCTCGGCAACCAAGCACTGTTTGGGACCGTCTCTATCATTCGAGTGGTGTCGTTACTGTTTGCTTCTGTCTTAGGGATGTTCGGCTTTTTAATTAGCGTGTTTTTGACACTAGGGTATTTAGCAAAGCTCGAGTCCTTTGGTATTCCTTACTTAAGCCCTGTTTCTCCATTTGTCCGTGCCGATTTCGTAAAGGCGTTTACTAAACCTCCTGTGGTTAAGCAAAACAAACGTGCCGCTATTTTGCATCCAAAAGACGGCGACAGACAAGGTGAAGAATGA
- a CDS encoding DUF2283 domain-containing protein, translating into MNTSFDHMITFDTEVDMAYIHLTEPLKCKITSTEEVSVNHWIMVDMGREAPIIGIELDGPCAKKIQAVPLEDRTFTTASTRAGERYFFFRLDQQPIKNTFSFQGREEVKFLFADEACTDFIGVEVYGDNPYYDAYLSR; encoded by the coding sequence ATGAACACTAGCTTTGATCACATGATCACATTTGATACTGAAGTTGACATGGCCTATATTCACTTAACTGAGCCGCTGAAATGTAAAATCACATCAACTGAAGAGGTATCTGTCAACCATTGGATCATGGTCGATATGGGCCGTGAAGCGCCCATCATCGGCATCGAATTAGACGGTCCGTGCGCAAAGAAAATACAAGCAGTGCCGCTTGAAGACCGGACTTTTACAACCGCATCAACTCGTGCTGGCGAACGTTATTTCTTCTTCAGACTGGATCAGCAACCGATTAAAAACACCTTCTCCTTCCAAGGGAGAGAGGAAGTCAAATTTCTTTTTGCCGATGAAGCGTGCACAGACTTTATTGGCGTCGAAGTGTACGGAGACAATCCATATTACGACGCCTATTTAAGCCGTTGA
- a CDS encoding Ger(x)C family spore germination protein, with translation MKPLKIVLFCSCLLFILTGCWDAKEIGEVNYVTALGVDYADEQYIIYAQVLDFSSVAKQETGKAAQASPVFIGKGTGSTVHHAIDELTRTSQQPMNWSHVAAIVYSDNLLKAGMNQVQESLQKDGQLRYTSWMFGTKDPIEEILSVTGFFQLPPVYTMIYKPMDIFIENSYVKPLRMHSFVASYNEPGGSALLPSIRINTKSWQEAQKQTEPKKTYEINGAFPVYHGKSEEMLTYQDLLGLRWVENTARNTSAPIVQDDENIGSVDVFDPSATFEVIKKDGDFRFNIAVKAKGSLTDINHPLPTNDIEKLVEAQIETEIRQTFLHSLEKKADVYNLRNKLFRNGVPPEQLDEHTITADALDTISVEFYLETKGVTDR, from the coding sequence ATGAAACCTCTCAAAATTGTACTATTTTGCAGCTGTTTACTTTTCATATTAACAGGTTGCTGGGACGCTAAGGAGATTGGCGAAGTGAATTATGTCACTGCCTTAGGCGTTGATTACGCTGATGAACAATATATCATTTACGCACAAGTACTGGACTTTTCCAGTGTAGCCAAACAGGAGACTGGAAAAGCAGCGCAAGCCTCGCCTGTTTTCATTGGCAAAGGCACGGGTTCAACCGTTCATCATGCCATTGATGAATTAACACGAACATCCCAACAACCGATGAATTGGTCACATGTCGCTGCCATTGTCTATTCAGATAATCTCTTAAAAGCTGGTATGAATCAAGTCCAGGAGTCACTACAAAAAGATGGTCAATTGCGCTACACATCATGGATGTTTGGCACAAAAGACCCTATCGAAGAGATATTGAGCGTCACAGGCTTTTTCCAACTCCCGCCTGTTTATACGATGATCTACAAACCGATGGACATATTTATCGAAAATTCGTATGTCAAACCGCTTCGCATGCATTCATTTGTTGCGAGCTATAATGAGCCTGGCGGGTCTGCTTTGCTTCCCTCCATTCGTATCAATACAAAAAGTTGGCAAGAAGCGCAAAAACAAACTGAACCAAAAAAAACGTATGAAATCAATGGCGCGTTTCCGGTGTACCATGGTAAAAGCGAGGAGATGTTAACTTATCAAGATTTGCTAGGACTCCGTTGGGTAGAAAATACAGCGAGAAATACGTCCGCTCCTATTGTCCAAGACGATGAGAACATCGGCTCTGTAGATGTCTTTGATCCTTCAGCAACATTTGAAGTCATCAAAAAAGATGGTGATTTTCGTTTTAATATTGCAGTAAAAGCTAAAGGATCGCTAACCGACATTAATCACCCTTTACCTACAAACGACATCGAAAAGCTTGTCGAAGCCCAAATCGAAACAGAAATACGCCAAACGTTTTTGCACAGCCTTGAGAAAAAAGCGGACGTGTATAATTTAAGAAACAAGCTCTTTCGAAATGGCGTACCACCGGAACAATTAGATGAGCATACCATTACTGCAGATGCACTTGATACGATTTCAGTTGAATTTTATTTAGAAACGAAAGGGGTGACAGACCGATAA
- a CDS encoding cation:proton antiporter, which produces MLSFLTVITIVIVLGIVSQWLAWRFRLPAIVVMAVAGLLIGPAFGLINPEQHLGDLFNPIISLAVAVILFEGSLQLDFREIKGLRLHIYRIVTLGGLLAWIFGSLAAHYVAGLSWALSFVIGALFIVTGPTVIIPLLRQAKLKPRPASVLKWEGIIVDPLGAILAVFAYELVPLFFPMNGNEASADVLTFFLGLVFSVTAGYLSGRALTWLFTHAKIPEFLKSPVVLSFVLAVFALSDEIMHEMGLLAVTAMGLTLANQHKASVKDIQHFKENISILLTSTIFILLTASLNREVLNAILQWPIVLFVILMLFVVRPLSIWISTIGTKLTAKEKILIGWIAPRGIVALTVAGYFAESFAKDGYPDAELLIPLTFALSFATVCAHGFSIQWLARKLQLANEEGTGVLFVGSNTFTIKFAEALSTHKVNVLITDTSWERLSSARRHELSIHQGEVLSDHYDFTLDVTPYDIVISATEIDSYNALVSRSFVHEFGSNHLYQTSLYPREPFAHEEMPSSVLGQQLFQETLHLRKLIYLLEHENYSIQTIHLTEDTPLKPYTEDIDERTIQLAVLKPNDQLYFFTNDKQPHIAQEDVLFMLAPSAESKD; this is translated from the coding sequence ATGCTGTCATTTCTTACTGTTATCACCATTGTCATCGTACTAGGTATTGTTTCACAATGGCTTGCTTGGCGATTTCGCCTTCCTGCGATTGTCGTGATGGCGGTCGCAGGTCTCTTAATCGGACCAGCTTTCGGGCTCATCAATCCGGAACAACACTTAGGCGACCTTTTTAATCCGATCATCTCGTTGGCTGTGGCGGTGATTTTATTTGAAGGAAGTCTTCAATTGGATTTTAGAGAAATCAAGGGGTTACGCCTGCACATTTATCGTATTGTCACCCTCGGCGGTTTGTTGGCTTGGATATTCGGCAGCCTAGCCGCTCATTATGTTGCGGGTCTATCCTGGGCACTTTCGTTTGTCATCGGTGCCTTATTTATCGTCACTGGTCCTACCGTGATTATCCCTCTATTACGGCAAGCGAAGCTAAAGCCCAGGCCTGCTTCTGTATTAAAGTGGGAAGGCATTATTGTTGATCCACTTGGCGCGATTCTCGCCGTCTTTGCGTATGAGCTCGTGCCACTATTTTTTCCTATGAATGGCAATGAAGCTTCTGCTGATGTCCTTACCTTCTTTTTAGGGCTGGTGTTCTCGGTCACAGCTGGCTATTTGTCGGGTCGTGCGCTCACTTGGTTGTTTACACACGCAAAAATTCCTGAGTTTTTAAAGTCTCCTGTCGTGCTCTCTTTCGTCCTTGCTGTGTTTGCACTGTCTGATGAAATTATGCATGAAATGGGCTTACTTGCCGTGACGGCGATGGGGCTTACGTTAGCCAATCAGCATAAGGCATCGGTCAAAGACATTCAGCATTTTAAAGAAAACATTTCGATACTACTCACTTCGACCATTTTTATTTTACTCACAGCTTCCTTAAACAGGGAGGTTCTGAATGCCATTTTACAATGGCCAATCGTGCTTTTTGTCATCTTGATGCTCTTCGTCGTCCGCCCGTTATCTATCTGGATTTCTACCATCGGCACAAAATTAACTGCGAAAGAAAAAATACTGATTGGCTGGATCGCGCCGCGCGGTATCGTCGCCTTAACCGTAGCTGGTTATTTTGCCGAGAGCTTTGCCAAGGATGGGTACCCCGATGCTGAGTTGCTCATTCCGCTCACCTTCGCCCTGTCCTTCGCAACCGTCTGCGCCCATGGCTTTTCTATTCAATGGCTTGCTCGAAAACTGCAGCTAGCGAATGAGGAAGGGACAGGTGTTTTATTCGTCGGCAGTAACACCTTTACAATCAAGTTCGCGGAAGCCTTGTCTACGCACAAGGTGAACGTGCTGATCACAGATACGTCTTGGGAGCGGTTAAGCAGTGCCAGAAGACATGAGCTGTCAATTCATCAAGGTGAGGTTCTTTCCGATCACTACGATTTTACTTTGGATGTTACGCCTTACGATATCGTTATTTCCGCGACGGAAATTGACTCATATAATGCACTCGTCTCTCGTTCCTTCGTTCACGAATTCGGCAGCAACCATTTATATCAAACAAGCTTATATCCACGAGAGCCTTTTGCCCATGAAGAAATGCCGTCCTCAGTACTGGGACAGCAATTATTTCAAGAAACGCTCCATTTGCGCAAACTTATTTACTTGCTTGAGCATGAAAACTATTCAATCCAGACGATTCACCTAACAGAGGACACCCCATTAAAGCCCTACACCGAGGACATCGACGAGCGGACAATACAGTTAGCTGTTTTAAAACCGAACGACCAGCTCTATTTCTTTACGAACGATAAACAACCTCATATAGCTCAAGAAGATGTTCTCTTTATGTTGGCGCCCTCTGCAGAATCAAAGGATTAA
- a CDS encoding cytidine deaminase, whose protein sequence is MIKERPLTEADEQLVRAAEEVIEKQYRFGKHHIGAAVRTSNGDIFTAVHLEANVGRIAVCAEAVVIGKAISEGAHEFDAIVAVAHPHPHEDIDHCWVVAPCGMCRELISDYGDNIDVILPYKGNVKKCNVMELLPEKYGSSD, encoded by the coding sequence ATGATAAAAGAAAGACCGTTGACAGAAGCGGACGAACAGCTTGTTCGTGCAGCAGAAGAGGTCATTGAAAAGCAATACCGTTTCGGAAAACACCATATTGGCGCTGCTGTTAGGACGTCAAATGGTGACATTTTTACTGCTGTTCATTTAGAAGCGAATGTAGGGAGAATTGCCGTATGTGCTGAAGCTGTAGTGATCGGAAAAGCAATTTCTGAGGGAGCGCACGAATTTGATGCCATTGTTGCTGTTGCCCATCCTCATCCGCATGAGGATATTGACCATTGCTGGGTGGTGGCGCCTTGTGGCATGTGTCGTGAACTTATTAGCGATTACGGTGACAATATTGATGTCATCCTCCCGTATAAAGGTAACGTGAAAAAGTGCAATGTGATGGAATTATTGCCCGAGAAATATGGAAGTAGTGACTAG
- a CDS encoding GerAB/ArcD/ProY family transporter gives MSRITMPQLFAIFLLSTGLNNHVIVIPVLIRAAGRDAWISILIGYALILILSPLFLYVLRQFRDQSLFDWLSENYSDRISKLMAALISIFLFIAGWITLKETILWTNETYLFYTPMVVIALLILASSLYISFGKLNIIAICAGILLPLVVLFGVFVALGTIPDKQYQLVAPVLVENDWFDVFHGAVYSFGSIMELLFLVLLQHQVVQQIKFKHFIALLIFLMILTVGPLIGTIAIFGVDEAANLRYPAFFQWRIVGIGNYFNHLDFLSIYQWLSGIFIRLALILYLITHSFKVTDTKKRFRIQLTIAIVYLLSIMAQISDEQFLSFLSRYYYLGSGIFGISFVLLLFVFIKIPKRGENTNGKNN, from the coding sequence ATGAGTAGAATTACGATGCCGCAGCTCTTTGCCATTTTCCTCTTAAGCACTGGCTTGAATAACCACGTCATCGTCATTCCTGTCCTCATTAGAGCTGCTGGAAGAGATGCATGGATTAGCATCTTAATCGGCTACGCACTGATTCTCATTTTGTCCCCATTGTTTTTATACGTATTGCGACAGTTTCGTGATCAATCTCTGTTTGACTGGTTATCCGAAAATTATTCCGACCGAATAAGTAAACTCATGGCAGCCTTAATCTCTATTTTCCTTTTTATCGCTGGCTGGATCACATTAAAAGAGACGATCCTCTGGACAAATGAAACGTATTTATTTTATACACCAATGGTCGTAATCGCTTTACTCATCTTAGCTTCATCGCTTTACATATCGTTTGGAAAGCTTAATATCATCGCCATTTGTGCCGGCATCCTGCTTCCATTAGTCGTGCTGTTCGGCGTTTTTGTTGCACTTGGGACGATCCCCGACAAACAATATCAGCTCGTGGCGCCTGTCCTTGTGGAGAACGATTGGTTTGACGTTTTTCATGGAGCCGTCTATTCGTTTGGTTCGATCATGGAACTGCTGTTTCTCGTCTTACTTCAGCACCAAGTCGTGCAGCAGATCAAATTTAAGCATTTTATTGCCTTATTGATCTTTCTAATGATTTTAACGGTAGGACCATTAATTGGGACGATTGCTATTTTTGGAGTGGATGAAGCTGCGAACCTACGCTATCCAGCCTTTTTTCAATGGCGAATTGTCGGCATAGGCAATTATTTCAATCACCTTGATTTCTTATCGATTTATCAATGGTTATCAGGCATCTTCATCCGCTTAGCGCTCATTCTATATTTAATCACGCATTCTTTTAAAGTCACCGATACAAAAAAGCGTTTCCGAATTCAACTTACCATCGCTATTGTTTATCTGTTATCAATCATGGCGCAAATCTCGGATGAACAATTTCTCTCTTTTTTATCACGCTATTATTACTTGGGAAGTGGCATCTTTGGCATCAGTTTCGTTCTGCTTCTCTTCGTATTTATAAAAATCCCTAAAAGAGGTGAGAACACAAATGGGAAAAACAACTAA